One window from the genome of Labeo rohita strain BAU-BD-2019 chromosome 10, IGBB_LRoh.1.0, whole genome shotgun sequence encodes:
- the LOC127171710 gene encoding sodium/glucose cotransporter 1, protein MAEDYFGFSWVRNDNRKNVTIYINNPADISVIVIYFLVVLAVGIWAMVRTNRATVGGFFLAGRSMVWWPIGASLFASNIGSVHFVGIAGTGAAAGIAIGGFEWNALVLVIILGWLFVPIYIKAGVVTMPEYLKKRFGGQRIRIYLSVLSVFLYIFTKISADMYAGAIFINQALGLNIYLAVVILLLITALYTVTGGLAAVIYTDTLQTFIMVVGSFILMGFAFSEVGGYEKLQDRYMTAIPSMVGVNISEECYTPRSDAFHLFRDPITGDLPWPGMIFGLTIQAIWYWCADQVIVQRCLSAKNLSHVKAGCILCGYLKLLPMFLMVFPGMISRVLYTDEIACVDPAECDYYCGTSVGCSNIAYPKLVVDLMPNGLRGLMLSVMLASLMSSLTSIFNSASTLFTIDIYTKIRPKAKEKELMIAGRLFMLLLIGVSIAWIPIVQSAQSGQLFEYTQSITSYLAPPISAVFILAIFCKRVNEPGAFFGLCIGLLVGLARMITEFAYGTGSCMHPSDCPTIICGIHYLYFALIVFGLTCSVILVISYMTKPIEDKHLHRLCWSLRNSTEERIDLEAEDWSDDQDSDSLEKEEVRKKPSCWKKAYNWFCGFDQGDAPKLTKEQEAELKMKLTDTTEKPLWRNVVNANAIILVAVCVFFHGFFA, encoded by the exons atggcTGAAGATTATTTTGGATTCTCTTGGGTTCGTAATGATAACAGGAAAAACGTCACCATATATATTAACAATCCAGCGGACATCTCAGTGattgttatatattttctgGTGGTTCTGGCTGTAGGAATATGG GCAATGGTACGGACCAATCGAGCCACAGTAGGGGGCTTTTTCCTGGCTGGCAGAAGTATGGTGTGGTGGCCG ATTGGAGCCTCTCTCTTTGCAAGTAACATCGGAAGTGTTCATTTTGTGGGAATAGCAGGAACTGGAGCAGCTGCTGGTATTGCTATCGGAGGATTTGAGTGGaat GCTCTTGTTCTTGTGATCATTCTGGGATGGCTGTTCGTGCCCATCTACATAAAGGCTGGG GTTGTGACCATGCCAGAGTACCTGAAGAAACGTTTTGGTGGGCAGCGTATCCGTATTTACCTCTCTGTGCTCTCCGTGTTTCTTTACATTTTCACCAAAATCTCT GCGGACATGTATGCAGGAGCCATTTTTATCAACCAGGCTCTGGGACTAAACATTTACCTGGCTGTGGTTATTCTGCTGCTCATTACGGCTCTTTACACAGTAACAG GTGGTCTAGCTGCAGTCATCTACACCGACACCCTGCAGACCTTCATCATGGTTGTGGGATCATTCATTCTTATGGGTTTTG CGTTCAGTGAGGTGGGAGGCTATGAGAAACTCCAAGACAGATACATGACTGCGATCCCGTCAATGGTGGGTGTGAACATCAGTGAAGAGTGCTACACTCCTCGCTCAGATGCCTTCCACCTCTTCAGAGACCCCATCACTGGCGATCTGCCCTGGCCTGGAATGATCTTTGGTCTTACAATCCAGGCCATCTGGTACTGGTGTGCTGACCAG GTGATTGTGCAGCGCTGTCTGTCTGCCAAGAACCTGTCTCATGTGAAAGCGGGCTGCATCCTGTGTGGTTACCTCAAACTCCTGCCCATGTTCCTCATGGTTTTCCCAGGCATGATCAGCAGAGTGCTGTACACAG ATGAGATTGCATGTGTGGATCCAGCAGAGTGTGACTACTACTGTGGAACGAGTGTGGGCTGTAGTAATATTGCTTATCCTAAACTAGTGGTGGATCTGATGCCAAACG GTCTCAGAGGCTTGATGTTGTCCGTCATGCTGGCCTCTCTGATGAGTTCACTCACTTCCATCTTTAACAGTGCCAGCACACTCTTCACTATAGACATCTACACCAAGATCCGCCCCAAAGCCAAGGAAAAGGAGCTCATGATTGCAGGGAG GTTGTTCATGCTGCTTCTGATCGGCGTGAGTATTGCATGGATCCCCATCGTTCAGTCGGCTCAGAGCGGGCAGCTCTTCGAATACACTCAGTCCATCACCAGTTATCTGGCTCCGCCAATTTCTGCTGTCTTTATCCTTGCCATCTTCTGCAAGCGAGTCAATGAACCT GGTGCTTTTTTTGGGTTGTGTATTGGTCTTTTGGTGGGTCTGGCGCGTATGATAACAGAGTTTGCCTATGGCACAGGCAGCTGCATGCATCCCAGTGACTGTCCTACAATCATCTGTGGCATACACTACCTCTATTTCGCCCTGATCGTCTTTGGCCTGACCTGTTCAGTGATACTGGTCATCTCCTACATGACCAAACCCATTGAAGACAAACAT CTGCACAGGCTTTGCTGGAGTTTGAGGAACAGCACTGAGGAAAGGATTGATCTGGAAGCAGAGGACTGGTCTGATGATCAGGATTCAGACAGTTTGGAAAAAGAAG AGGTACGTAAGAAACCAAGCTGTTGGAAGAAGGCCTACAACTGGTTCTGCGGCTTTGATCAAGGCGATGCACCAAAACTGACTAAAGAACAGGAGGCGGAGTTGAAGATGAAGCTCACGGACACCACTGAGAAACCTCTATGGAGAAACGTGGTCAACGCTAACGCTATTATCCTCGTCGCCGTCTGTGTCTTCTTCCATGGTTTCTTTGCCTAA